From a region of the Hemiscyllium ocellatum isolate sHemOce1 unplaced genomic scaffold, sHemOce1.pat.X.cur. scaffold_532_pat_ctg1, whole genome shotgun sequence genome:
- the pagr1 gene encoding PAXIP1-associated glutamate-rich protein 1 isoform X2, whose protein sequence is MQVDEPGPVLSLAELMLDVEESWCIDCSDEEIQDTETWTPSPQEILRLYGTLAEEGGSLKLSCRPLPRRPPTPEANPTHEEVEEEEEAGEEEEEKPQVPTEFDFEDEPTPQKSFLGVRRTPGSATRTQGRQARLDKVLLDMKRHRKIEEQMMKTGKDIFEMDQDEIPSPGRSKGIFQRRNY, encoded by the exons ATGCAGGTTGATGAGCCTGGCCCTGTGCTCAGCCTGGCCGAGCTGATGCTGGATGTGGAGGAATCCTGGTGCATTGACTGCAGTGACGAGGAGATCCAGGACACAGAGACATGGACTCCGAGTCCACAGGAGATCCTGCGCCTGTACGGGACCCTCGCTGAGGAGGGGGGCAGTCTCAAACTGAGCTGCAGACCCCTACCCCGTCGCCCACCGACACCCGAGGCTAACCCCACACacgaggaagtggaggaggaggaggaggctggagaggaggaggaagagaa GCCTCAGGTACCTACTGAGTTTGATTTTGAAGATGAGCCGACTCCACAGAAGTCGTTCCTGGGTGTGAGACGGACCccag GTAGCGCGACCAGGACCCAGGGGCGGCAGGCTCGTCTGGATAAGGTTCTCTTGGACATGAAACGCCACCGGAAGATCGAGGAGCAGATGATGAAGACTGGCAAGGATATCTTCGAGATGGACCAGGATGAGATTCCCAGTCCCGGGAGGTCGAAAGGAATCTTTCAACGGCGCAACTACTGA
- the LOC132813914 gene encoding uncharacterized protein LOC132813914, with protein MGSPIAGLIAEAVMQRLEQTALPQIQPKVWVRYVDDTFVIIKNTEIEKTHWIINATLSGIRFTREVEKDSQLPLLDVIVQRTPNGEFTTRVHRKTTHTDQVLNYESNHSNTHKRSCIRTLFKRATTHCSTPELRKEEEEHLYKVFAKNGYPRNFINRCLRERPRNEDMPQPKGLATLPYIRSVSELTARLLRPLGLITAHKPTATLRQQLTRTKEPIPNMSKTNVVYKIPCKDCTKHYIGQTGRQLTTRIHEHQLATKRHDQLSLVATHSDNKHNEFDWENTTITGQARQRTAREFLEAWHSSTNSINRHIDLDPIYQSLQRTAETDTWKRQGQTTINAGRNIKEALCRRLHSTDEVS; from the coding sequence atgggatcaccaatcgcgggactcatagcagaggcagttatgcaaaggttagaacaaacagccctaccacaaattcaacccaaagtctgggtcagatatgtcgatgacactttcgtaatcatcaaaaacacggaaatagaaaaaacacactggatcatcaacgccacactctcaggcatccgattcacgagagaagtagaaaaggatagccaactcccattactagacgtgatagtacagagaacaccaaacggagaattcaccacaagggtacacaggaaaacaacacacacagaccaagtcctaaactatgaaagtaaccactccaacacacacaaacgaagctgcatcaggacactattcaaaagagcgacaacacactgcagtacaccagaactgcgaaaagaggaagaggaacacctatacaaggtattcgccaaaaacggatacccgcgcaactttatcaacagatgcctaagagagagaccacggaacgaggacatgccacaaccaaaaggactagccacactaccatacatcaggagcgtttcagaactgacagccagactactgcgacccctaggactcataacggcacacaaaccaacagccacgctcagacaacaacttactagaacaaaggagccaatacccaacatgagcaaaactaatgtagtttataaaataccatgcaaggactgcacaaaacactatataggacaaacaggaagacagctaacaacccgcatacatgaacaccaactagccacgaaacgacacgaccaactatccctagtagccacacactccgaCAACAAGCAtaatgaattcgactgggaaaacactactatcacagggcaagccagacagagaacagccagggaattcctagaggcatggcattcatccacaaattccatcaacagacacatcgacctggacccaatataccaatcactacagcggacagctgaaactgacacctggaagcggcaaggacagaccactataaatgccggaagaaacatcaaagaagcgctttgcaggaggctccacagcactgatgaggtctcctag
- the pagr1 gene encoding PAXIP1-associated glutamate-rich protein 1 isoform X1, with protein MQVDEPGPVLSLAELMLDVEESWCIDCSDEEIQDTETWTPSPQEILRLYGTLAEEGGSLKLSCRPLPRRPPTPEANPTHEEVEEEEEAGEEEEEKPQVPTEFDFEDEPTPQKSFLGVRRTPAGSATRTQGRQARLDKVLLDMKRHRKIEEQMMKTGKDIFEMDQDEIPSPGRSKGIFQRRNY; from the exons ATGCAGGTTGATGAGCCTGGCCCTGTGCTCAGCCTGGCCGAGCTGATGCTGGATGTGGAGGAATCCTGGTGCATTGACTGCAGTGACGAGGAGATCCAGGACACAGAGACATGGACTCCGAGTCCACAGGAGATCCTGCGCCTGTACGGGACCCTCGCTGAGGAGGGGGGCAGTCTCAAACTGAGCTGCAGACCCCTACCCCGTCGCCCACCGACACCCGAGGCTAACCCCACACacgaggaagtggaggaggaggaggaggctggagaggaggaggaagagaa GCCTCAGGTACCTACTGAGTTTGATTTTGAAGATGAGCCGACTCCACAGAAGTCGTTCCTGGGTGTGAGACGGACCccag cAGGTAGCGCGACCAGGACCCAGGGGCGGCAGGCTCGTCTGGATAAGGTTCTCTTGGACATGAAACGCCACCGGAAGATCGAGGAGCAGATGATGAAGACTGGCAAGGATATCTTCGAGATGGACCAGGATGAGATTCCCAGTCCCGGGAGGTCGAAAGGAATCTTTCAACGGCGCAACTACTGA